Proteins encoded in a region of the Quercus lobata isolate SW786 chromosome 8, ValleyOak3.0 Primary Assembly, whole genome shotgun sequence genome:
- the LOC115957492 gene encoding endoglucanase 11-like, protein MENKKQGIVQRHSNKFLQLCFALLLLSTFAFFPLCQSFDYGEALSKGLLYFESQRSGHLPHNQRVTWRHHSGLTDGLEQEVDLVGGYYDAGDNVKFGLPMAFTITMLSWGVIEYEGEIVGAGEFSHALEAIKWGTDYFIKAHTQPNVLWAEVGDGDTDHYCWQRPEDMTTSRHAYKVDANNPGSDVAGETAAAMAAASIVFRETNPHYSHLLLHHAQQLFEFGDKYRGKYDESIGVVKGYYASFSGYMDELLWAALWLYKATDNEEYLGYVLEKAHSFGGITWTMTEFSWDVKYVGVQIIASMLLMEEKHKKHKHILEQYRSKAEHYVCACLNKNNVSNVERTPGGLLYIRQWNNMQYVSSASFLLTIYSDYLQASNQKLNCHKGEVGPDEIFSFAKSQVDYILGSNPMAMSYLVGYGPKYPQRVHHRGASTESYKGNKGFIGCTQGYDNWYGRSGPNPNVLIGALVGGPDSKDQFRDQRSNFIQTEACTYNTATLIGVFAKLHGLQEAENGISVSPALIASS, encoded by the exons atGGAGAACAAGAAGCAAGGTATAGTTCAAAGACACTCCAACAAGTTTCTTCAACTTTGTTTTGCTCTGCTACTACTCTCCACCTTTGCCTTCTTTCCCTTGTGCCAGTCCTTTGACTATGGCGAAGCTCTCTCCAAGGGCCTCCTCTACTTTGAATCTCAACGTTCTGGCCACTTACCACACAACCAAAGAGTCACTTGGCGACACCATTCTGGCCTCACTGATGGTCTTGAACAAGAA GTGGACTTGGTGGGAGGGTACTATGATGCTGGTGATAATGTGAAATTTGGTTTGCCTATGGCTTTTACTATAACAATGTTGTCGTGGGGTGTCATTGAATATGAGGGAGAGATTGTCGGTGCCGGCGAGTTTAGTCACGCGCTGGAGGCGATCAAGTGGGGGACTGACTATTTCATCAAAGCACATACTCAACCAAATGTGTTATGGGCAGAG GTGGGTGACGGTGACACCGACCACTATTGTTGGCAGCGGCCGGAGGACATGACAACTTCACGGCATGCTTACAAGGTTGATGCCAACAACCCGGGGTCGGATGTTGCAGGTGAGACAGCGGCAGCAATGGCAGCAGCTTCAATTGTGTTTAGGGAAACTAATCCACATTACTCTCACCTACTATTACACCATGCACAACAG TTGTTTGAGTTTGGTGACAAGTATAGAGGAAAGtatgatgaaagtattggtgtAGTGAAGGGGTATTATGCGTCTTTTAGTGGGTACATGGATGAGTTATTGTGGGCAGCTTTGTGGCTATACAAGGCCACTGACAATGAGGAATATTTGGGGTATGTGTTAGAGAAGGCACATTCTTTTGGTGGTATCACTTGGACCATGACTGAGTTTAGCTGGGATGTCAAATATGTTGGCGTTCAAATCATTGCTTCAATG ttgcTGATGGAAGAAAAGCACAAGAAACACAAGCATATATTGGAACAGTATCGTTCAAAAGCCGAGCACTACGTTTGTGCTTGTCTCAACAAAAACAACGTGTCTAACGTGGAACGCACCCCAGGGGGCTTACTGTACATCCGCCAATGGAACAACATGCAGTACGTTTCATCAGCATCGTTTCTTCTCACAATCTACTCTGATTACCTCCAAGCCTCAAATCAGAAGCTCAATTGTCACAAAGGTGAGGTGGGCCCAGATGAAATCTTCTCCTTTGCGAAATCACAGGTTGATTATATCTTGGGTTCTAATCCAATGGCCATGAGCTACTTGGTTGGCTATGGCCCCAAATACCCACAAAGAGTTCACCATAGAGGAGCATCCACTGAATCATACAAAGGGAATAAAGGTTTTATTGGGTGCACACAGGGCTATGATAATTGGTATGGACGGAGTGGGCCCAATCCTAATGTTCTCATTGGGGCCCTAGTTGGTGGGCCAGATAGTAAGGACCAGTTTAGGGACCAAAGGTCCAATTTCATACAAACTGAGGCATGCACCTATAATACCGCCACACTAATTGGGGTTTTCGCTAAATTGCATGGTTTACAAGAAGCTGAGAATGGTATCTCTGTGAGTCCTGCTTTAATTGCTTCTAGCTAA